One Topomyia yanbarensis strain Yona2022 unplaced genomic scaffold, ASM3024719v1 HiC_scaffold_94, whole genome shotgun sequence genomic region harbors:
- the LOC131696213 gene encoding homeobox protein Wariai-like — translation MKNYTNNKNSNRNINNSNSNTNANNGNSNNSQNINNNQNNQNFNINDQITKLPSDKDLLAAAHSQFELDPMRPPIVRLTPQSTNGDGRFLKARLREPKIMNIVRLYLTYMKDQQPSICVEGMTPTSIKMTLASEGLPTAPDYLLRIFIEVYQE, via the exons ATGAAAAACTACACcaataacaaaaatagtaacaggAACATCAATAACAGCAACAGCAACACCAATGCAAACAATGGCAACAGCAATAACAGTCAGAACATTAACAATAACCAAAATAATCAGAATTTCAACATTAACGACCAAATCACCAAATTGCCTTCGGACAAGGACCTACTGGCCGCAGCAC ACAGCCAATTTGAACTGGACCCCATGCGCCCTCCCATCGTACGCCTCACGCCACAATCAACGAATGGCGACGGTCGCTTCTTAAAGGCCAGACTTCGcgaaccaaaaataatgaatattgTACGCCTATACCTGACATATATGAAGGACCAACAACCATCTATTTGCGTGGAAGGAATGACGCCAACCAGCATCAAAATGACGCTCGCATCCGAAGGACTACCGACCGCACCCGACTATCTTCTGCGCATTTTTATCGAAGTCTATCAGGAATAA
- the LOC131696214 gene encoding uncharacterized protein LOC131696214 isoform X1, translated as MTDIENDRICLLKRLKSYITVEPVMIFFILGVVSSTGLKVFEYEKACATKLNVDLSVCEFFAQLEDNNICDSIEGSNFTSEQTSSRNDLVYDDYNLDKHTSKLLFSQAVCTAKTAATNEIAFLNSYRSIITGLVQAVVLIFAGSWSDRVGLRKPCLLIPIVADILSFSVLITCAIFMRQISLEITGILPNLITSLGGGAPLAVTGIYSYLTVCTNEKDRTFRFACAAVVIAIVPIVANFFSGFLYKFLGFIKLCIMCIISNTIGLLYGLFILKEPIESKISTEDPNDNKNMSLNHQDAKYSKSLGKLFDLTLVVDCVRMIIRKRNINRRTTLILTLVVYFINHGAYGDFETAAILAYLKFNWITHLGTWISYDLLTTLLGTLLAMGVLSKRYGVPDFLICVFSVCFTLLAKPIMAYAVSAVKPYLYYVATSIDVFEGSKTVAIRSIVSKLVEQDEIGKMLAIMGIVDSAQVVIFPTLYSAVYLKSQEFFIGTVFLVSEAFLLLSLGFYLFLFTLFQNSQKMKAAHTKEGVDNPAIEITSL; from the exons ATGACTGACATAGAAAATGATCGGATTTGTTTGTTAAAGCGGTTAAAGTCGTACATAACCGTCGAGCCGGTTATGATATTCTTCATACTTGGCGTTGTGTCATCTACCGGTTTAAAAGTTTTCGAGTACGAAAAG GCATGTGCTACCAAGCTGAATGTCGATCTCAGtgtttgtgaatttttcgcTCAACTAGAGGATAATAACATATGTGACTCTATTGAAGGTTCAAACTTTACATCGGAGCAAACTTCCAGCCGAAATGATTTGGTTTATGATGATTATAACTTGGATAAGCACACATCGAAGTTGCTATTTAGTCAGGCTGTTTGTACCGCCAAGACCGCTGCCACCAACGAAATTGCTTTCCTGAACTCGTACCGAAGCATCATCA CTGGCCTGGTGCAGGCGGTGGTGCTCATCTTTGCAGGTAGCTGGAGTGATCGGGTGGGATTAAGGAAGCCTTGTTTGCTAATACCGATAGTAGCTGACATCCTCAGTTTTAGTG TTCTCATTACGTGTGCCATATTTATGCGGCAAATATCGCTTGAGATCACTGGTATACTACCGAATCTGATAACGTCGCTAGGTGGAGGTGCTCCGTTGGCGGTGACTGGAATCTACAGCTACCTGACGGTTTGTACGAACGAGAAGGATCGTACTTTCCGATTTGCCTGTGCAGCAGTGGTTATTGCCATTGTACCCATTGTGGCCAATTTTTTCAGTGGATTTCTGTACAAATTTCTAGGATTCATTA aacTTTGTATAATGTGTATTATATCGAATACTATAGGTTTGCTCTACGGACTATTCATTCTTAAGGAACCTATCGAAAGTAAAATTTCAACTGAAGATCCGAATGATAATAAAAACATGTCACTGAACCACCAAGACGCAAAGTATTCAAAATCACTGGGAAAACTGTTCGATCTGACACTGGTAGTTGATTGCGTAAGGATGATTATCAGAAAACGCAATATCAATCGTAGAACCACATTGATTTTGACGTTGGTGGTATATTTCATAAATCACGGTGCTTACGGAGATTTCGAAACTGCAGCCATTTTGGCATATTTGAAGTTCAATTGGATTACACATTTGGGCACGTGGATTTCATACGACTTGCTGACCACTCTGCTAGGCACCCTGTTGGCGATGGGGGTGTTGAGTAAACGATACGGCGTTCCTGATTTCCTCATCTGTGTGTTTTCGGTGTGTTTTACTCTGCTCGCAAAACCAATTATG GCATATGCAGTGAGTGCAGTAAAACCCTACCTGTACTATGTGGCTACGTCGATCGATGTGTTCGAAGGAAGCAAAACGGTGGCCATCCGCAGTATCGTCTCAAAGCTGGTGGAACAGGATGAAATCG GGAAAATGCTTGCCATCATGGGAATTGTCGATTCCGCCCAGGTGGTGATATTTCCAACGCTCTACAGTGCAGTATATCTGAAGAGTCAGGAGTTTTTCATCGGCACCGTGTTTCTGGTGAGCGAAGCGTTCCTTCTACTCTCGCTGGGATTTTATCT GTTCCTGTTTACATTGTTCCAGAATTCGCAGAAGATGAAGGCAGCTCACACAAAGGAAGGTGTGGACAATCCTGCGATAGAAATAACATCATTGTAA
- the LOC131696214 gene encoding uncharacterized protein LOC131696214 isoform X3, translating to MTDIENDRICLLKRLKSYITVEPVMIFFILGVVSSTGLKVFEYEKACATKLNVDLSVCEFFAQLEDNNICDSIEGSNFTSEQTSSRNDLVYDDYNLDKHTSKLLFSQAVCTAKTAATNEIAFLNSYRSIITGLVQAVVLIFAGSWSDRVGLRKPCLLIPIVADILSFSVLITCAIFMRQISLEITGILPNLITSLGGGAPLAVTGIYSYLTVCTNEKDRTFRFACAAVVIAIVPIVANFFSGFLYKFLGFIKLCIMCIISNTIGLLYGLFILKEPIESKISTEDPNDNKNMSLNHQDAKYSKSLGKLFDLTLVVDCVRMIIRKRNINRRTTLILTLVVYFINHGAYGDFETAAILAYLKFNWITHLGTWISYDLLTTLLGTLLAMGVLSKRYGVPDFLICVFSVCFTLLAKPIMAYAVSAVKPYLYYVATSIDVFEGSKTVAIRSIVSKLVEQDEIGSCLHCSRIRRR from the exons ATGACTGACATAGAAAATGATCGGATTTGTTTGTTAAAGCGGTTAAAGTCGTACATAACCGTCGAGCCGGTTATGATATTCTTCATACTTGGCGTTGTGTCATCTACCGGTTTAAAAGTTTTCGAGTACGAAAAG GCATGTGCTACCAAGCTGAATGTCGATCTCAGtgtttgtgaatttttcgcTCAACTAGAGGATAATAACATATGTGACTCTATTGAAGGTTCAAACTTTACATCGGAGCAAACTTCCAGCCGAAATGATTTGGTTTATGATGATTATAACTTGGATAAGCACACATCGAAGTTGCTATTTAGTCAGGCTGTTTGTACCGCCAAGACCGCTGCCACCAACGAAATTGCTTTCCTGAACTCGTACCGAAGCATCATCA CTGGCCTGGTGCAGGCGGTGGTGCTCATCTTTGCAGGTAGCTGGAGTGATCGGGTGGGATTAAGGAAGCCTTGTTTGCTAATACCGATAGTAGCTGACATCCTCAGTTTTAGTG TTCTCATTACGTGTGCCATATTTATGCGGCAAATATCGCTTGAGATCACTGGTATACTACCGAATCTGATAACGTCGCTAGGTGGAGGTGCTCCGTTGGCGGTGACTGGAATCTACAGCTACCTGACGGTTTGTACGAACGAGAAGGATCGTACTTTCCGATTTGCCTGTGCAGCAGTGGTTATTGCCATTGTACCCATTGTGGCCAATTTTTTCAGTGGATTTCTGTACAAATTTCTAGGATTCATTA aacTTTGTATAATGTGTATTATATCGAATACTATAGGTTTGCTCTACGGACTATTCATTCTTAAGGAACCTATCGAAAGTAAAATTTCAACTGAAGATCCGAATGATAATAAAAACATGTCACTGAACCACCAAGACGCAAAGTATTCAAAATCACTGGGAAAACTGTTCGATCTGACACTGGTAGTTGATTGCGTAAGGATGATTATCAGAAAACGCAATATCAATCGTAGAACCACATTGATTTTGACGTTGGTGGTATATTTCATAAATCACGGTGCTTACGGAGATTTCGAAACTGCAGCCATTTTGGCATATTTGAAGTTCAATTGGATTACACATTTGGGCACGTGGATTTCATACGACTTGCTGACCACTCTGCTAGGCACCCTGTTGGCGATGGGGGTGTTGAGTAAACGATACGGCGTTCCTGATTTCCTCATCTGTGTGTTTTCGGTGTGTTTTACTCTGCTCGCAAAACCAATTATG GCATATGCAGTGAGTGCAGTAAAACCCTACCTGTACTATGTGGCTACGTCGATCGATGTGTTCGAAGGAAGCAAAACGGTGGCCATCCGCAGTATCGTCTCAAAGCTGGTGGAACAGGATGAAATCG GTTCCTGTTTACATTGTTCCAGAATTCGCAGAAGATGA
- the LOC131696214 gene encoding uncharacterized protein LOC131696214 isoform X2, with amino-acid sequence MTDIENDRICLLKRLKSYITVEPVMIFFILGVVSSTGLKVFEYEKACATKLNVDLSVCEFFAQLEDNNICDSIEGSNFTSEQTSSRNDLVYDDYNLDKHTSKLLFSQAVCTAKTAATNEIAFLNSYRSIITGLVQAVVLIFAGSWSDRVGLRKPCLLIPIVADILSFSVLITCAIFMRQISLEITGILPNLITSLGGGAPLAVTGIYSYLTVCTNEKDRTFRFACAAVVIAIVPIVANFFSGFLYKFLGFIKLCIMCIISNTIGLLYGLFILKEPIESKISTEDPNDNKNMSLNHQDAKYSKSLGKLFDLTLVVDCVRMIIRKRNINRRTTLILTLVVYFINHGAYGDFETAAILAYLKFNWITHLGTWISYDLLTTLLGTLLAMGVLSKRYGVPDFLICVFSAYAVSAVKPYLYYVATSIDVFEGSKTVAIRSIVSKLVEQDEIGKMLAIMGIVDSAQVVIFPTLYSAVYLKSQEFFIGTVFLVSEAFLLLSLGFYLFLFTLFQNSQKMKAAHTKEGVDNPAIEITSL; translated from the exons ATGACTGACATAGAAAATGATCGGATTTGTTTGTTAAAGCGGTTAAAGTCGTACATAACCGTCGAGCCGGTTATGATATTCTTCATACTTGGCGTTGTGTCATCTACCGGTTTAAAAGTTTTCGAGTACGAAAAG GCATGTGCTACCAAGCTGAATGTCGATCTCAGtgtttgtgaatttttcgcTCAACTAGAGGATAATAACATATGTGACTCTATTGAAGGTTCAAACTTTACATCGGAGCAAACTTCCAGCCGAAATGATTTGGTTTATGATGATTATAACTTGGATAAGCACACATCGAAGTTGCTATTTAGTCAGGCTGTTTGTACCGCCAAGACCGCTGCCACCAACGAAATTGCTTTCCTGAACTCGTACCGAAGCATCATCA CTGGCCTGGTGCAGGCGGTGGTGCTCATCTTTGCAGGTAGCTGGAGTGATCGGGTGGGATTAAGGAAGCCTTGTTTGCTAATACCGATAGTAGCTGACATCCTCAGTTTTAGTG TTCTCATTACGTGTGCCATATTTATGCGGCAAATATCGCTTGAGATCACTGGTATACTACCGAATCTGATAACGTCGCTAGGTGGAGGTGCTCCGTTGGCGGTGACTGGAATCTACAGCTACCTGACGGTTTGTACGAACGAGAAGGATCGTACTTTCCGATTTGCCTGTGCAGCAGTGGTTATTGCCATTGTACCCATTGTGGCCAATTTTTTCAGTGGATTTCTGTACAAATTTCTAGGATTCATTA aacTTTGTATAATGTGTATTATATCGAATACTATAGGTTTGCTCTACGGACTATTCATTCTTAAGGAACCTATCGAAAGTAAAATTTCAACTGAAGATCCGAATGATAATAAAAACATGTCACTGAACCACCAAGACGCAAAGTATTCAAAATCACTGGGAAAACTGTTCGATCTGACACTGGTAGTTGATTGCGTAAGGATGATTATCAGAAAACGCAATATCAATCGTAGAACCACATTGATTTTGACGTTGGTGGTATATTTCATAAATCACGGTGCTTACGGAGATTTCGAAACTGCAGCCATTTTGGCATATTTGAAGTTCAATTGGATTACACATTTGGGCACGTGGATTTCATACGACTTGCTGACCACTCTGCTAGGCACCCTGTTGGCGATGGGGGTGTTGAGTAAACGATACGGCGTTCCTGATTTCCTCATCTGTGTGTTTTCG GCATATGCAGTGAGTGCAGTAAAACCCTACCTGTACTATGTGGCTACGTCGATCGATGTGTTCGAAGGAAGCAAAACGGTGGCCATCCGCAGTATCGTCTCAAAGCTGGTGGAACAGGATGAAATCG GGAAAATGCTTGCCATCATGGGAATTGTCGATTCCGCCCAGGTGGTGATATTTCCAACGCTCTACAGTGCAGTATATCTGAAGAGTCAGGAGTTTTTCATCGGCACCGTGTTTCTGGTGAGCGAAGCGTTCCTTCTACTCTCGCTGGGATTTTATCT GTTCCTGTTTACATTGTTCCAGAATTCGCAGAAGATGAAGGCAGCTCACACAAAGGAAGGTGTGGACAATCCTGCGATAGAAATAACATCATTGTAA